A genomic window from Solanum stenotomum isolate F172 chromosome 10, ASM1918654v1, whole genome shotgun sequence includes:
- the LOC125878400 gene encoding uncharacterized protein LOC125878400, with protein MEAFSSSQQSLRCCERVEDGKVECKCAEGWSCSVTETESSKAGKPFCQCSSGITCTRLEESDPEAQKALEGSDGCKVKCKTDAGYTCKISKAGEVIAECGEGCICIVDETGNVKCITKATETSCCASGCN; from the exons ATGGAGGCTTTTAGCTCAAGCCAGCAATCACTCAG ATGTTGTGAAAGAGTGGAAGATGGGAAAGTAGAGTGCAAGTGTGCAGAAGGATGGTCTTGCTCTGTCACTGAAACAGAGAGTTCCAAGGCTGGCAAGCCCTTTTGCCAATGTTCCAGCGGCATCACTTGTACCCGCCT GGAAGAATCTGATCCAGAGGCACAGAAAGCACTAGAAGGGTCAGATGGTTGCAAGGTGAAGTGCAAGACAGATGCAGGATATACTTGTAAAATTAGCAAAGCAGGGGAAGTTATAGCTGAATGTGGAGAAGGTTGCATTTGCATAGTTGATGAAACTGGCAATGTTAAATGCATAACCAAAGCAACAGAAACTTCATGCTGTGCCTCTGGTTGtaactaa